From Kineosporia succinea, the proteins below share one genomic window:
- a CDS encoding GNAT family N-acetyltransferase: MNLTWRGVFTDPEVHVLRRECFGGSASAHDWWAQVNEHSLGWVCARSGGDLVGWVNVAWDGAGHAFVLDTAVAVTHRRRGIASGLITVAVDESREAGCRWLHVDFVSELAPLYLDACGFRSTAAGLLDLRSPAGARVPEQPS, encoded by the coding sequence GTGAACCTCACCTGGCGGGGCGTGTTCACCGATCCCGAGGTGCACGTGTTGCGGCGGGAGTGTTTCGGTGGAAGCGCGTCGGCGCACGACTGGTGGGCCCAGGTGAACGAGCACAGCCTGGGCTGGGTCTGCGCGCGGTCCGGGGGTGACCTCGTGGGCTGGGTGAACGTCGCCTGGGACGGTGCCGGGCACGCCTTCGTCCTGGACACCGCGGTGGCGGTCACTCATCGGCGCCGGGGCATTGCCTCCGGTCTGATCACGGTGGCGGTTGACGAGTCGCGGGAGGCCGGGTGCCGTTGGCTGCACGTCGATTTCGTGAGCGAGCTGGCGCCGCTGTACCTGGATGCCTGCGGTTTCCGGAGCACGGCGGCGGGGCTGCTGGATCTGCGTTCGCCTGCCGGGGCGCGAGTGCCGGAGCAGCCATCCTGA
- a CDS encoding VOC family protein, translating to MPIKLENVGIAVRDLEAAIAFFTDLGLSVLGRDTVSGEWTDTAVGLDGNHARIAMLQTPDGNGRLELFEYLHPEAIETQPTLPNEIGMHRVAFSVENLDEALAIAARHGCHPLRGVATYRDIYRLTYLRGPSGIIVMLAEELRKT from the coding sequence ATGCCCATCAAGCTCGAGAACGTCGGTATCGCGGTGCGGGACCTCGAGGCCGCGATCGCCTTCTTCACCGACCTGGGTCTGAGCGTGCTCGGTCGTGACACCGTCAGCGGGGAGTGGACGGACACCGCCGTCGGCCTCGACGGCAACCATGCCCGGATCGCCATGCTCCAGACGCCCGACGGGAACGGCCGTCTCGAGTTGTTCGAGTACCTCCACCCCGAGGCGATCGAGACGCAGCCGACGCTGCCCAACGAGATCGGGATGCACCGCGTCGCCTTCTCGGTCGAGAACCTCGACGAGGCCCTGGCGATCGCGGCCCGGCACGGCTGTCATCCGCTGCGGGGCGTGGCGACCTACCGCGACATCTATCGGCTGACGTACCTGCGCGGGCCCAGCGGCATCATCGTGATGCTGGCCGAGGAACTGCGGAAGACCTGA
- a CDS encoding AraC family transcriptional regulator yields the protein MDPLADALTLSGVQGTLGTSIEAGGAWSLAVEGRPDTTLYAVTTGRAWLTGPGHDPVELATGDVVLLPAGAPHRLGDEPSGRGDRPGSLPVTTRIATIRYRSDPVTLTQILGALPGLVHVRAETGTPGLTDTVRMLAREIAHPGIGTSAVLKSLVDIVLVEMLRAWLSESPPECFGTWLGALGDPVVGRALEYLHQDPATPWTTSSLAEAIAVSRATLARRFPIATGTTPAAYLAQWRMDLAAVRLRDTHESLETIAENVGYGSVPAFTRAFTRAHGRTPGRYRSQVRTATIDVN from the coding sequence ATGGATCCTCTCGCCGACGCCCTGACCCTCTCGGGCGTCCAGGGAACGCTGGGCACGAGCATCGAGGCCGGCGGCGCGTGGTCCCTGGCCGTCGAGGGCCGGCCCGACACCACGCTGTACGCCGTGACGACCGGCCGCGCCTGGCTCACCGGCCCGGGCCACGACCCGGTCGAGCTGGCCACCGGCGACGTCGTGCTCCTGCCGGCCGGCGCCCCGCACCGTCTCGGCGACGAGCCGTCGGGGCGAGGTGACCGGCCCGGCTCGCTCCCGGTGACCACCCGCATCGCGACCATCCGCTACCGCAGCGACCCCGTCACCCTCACCCAGATCCTCGGCGCGCTGCCGGGTCTCGTGCACGTGCGGGCCGAGACGGGCACGCCGGGCCTGACCGACACCGTCCGCATGCTGGCCCGCGAGATCGCCCATCCCGGCATCGGGACCTCCGCGGTGCTGAAGAGCCTCGTCGACATCGTGCTGGTCGAGATGCTGCGCGCCTGGCTGTCCGAGAGCCCGCCCGAGTGCTTCGGCACCTGGCTCGGCGCCCTCGGCGACCCGGTGGTCGGGCGCGCCCTGGAGTACCTGCACCAGGACCCCGCCACCCCCTGGACCACGTCGAGCCTGGCCGAGGCCATCGCGGTCTCGCGGGCCACCCTCGCCCGGCGCTTCCCGATCGCCACCGGCACCACCCCCGCGGCGTACCTGGCCCAGTGGCGCATGGACCTGGCCGCCGTCCGGCTGCGCGACACCCACGAATCCCTCGAGACCATCGCCGAGAACGTCGGCTACGGCTCGGTTCCGGCGTTCACCCGCGCCTTCACCCGGGCCCACGGCCGCACCCCGGGCCGCTACCGTTCTCAGGTCCGGACCGCGACGATCGACGTGAACTGA
- a CDS encoding enoyl-CoA hydratase/isomerase family protein has protein sequence MNHDTWPGLHIDVDGGVATVTLDHPPLNLMDGVLLSSLRGFVHRVRTDADVRVVVFQSADPEFFSAHGDMAYVTDPEALPKATQAAVDAAPGAQIPDGLNILEAMSEEVRTLPQVTIGKLAGFARGAGNEFLMSLDLRFAAIGASGQAHPEAHLAIVPGGGGTVNLTRLVGRARALELLVGGQLVTAEVAERYGLVNRALPADEIDAFVDALARRMAKVRPEVVAALKQVVDATAPAPSHAVYAVENAALYSLFTEDMVEIARRQLAAGVQTREGERDLEGLVDRL, from the coding sequence ATGAACCACGACACCTGGCCCGGCCTCCACATCGACGTGGACGGCGGCGTCGCCACCGTCACGCTCGACCACCCGCCCCTCAACCTCATGGACGGCGTCCTGCTGTCGTCGCTGCGCGGCTTCGTGCACCGCGTGCGCACGGATGCGGACGTGCGGGTCGTGGTGTTCCAGAGCGCCGACCCGGAGTTCTTCAGCGCGCACGGCGACATGGCCTACGTGACCGATCCCGAGGCCCTGCCCAAGGCCACGCAGGCGGCCGTCGACGCGGCGCCGGGCGCGCAGATCCCCGACGGGCTGAACATTCTCGAGGCCATGAGCGAGGAGGTGCGCACGCTCCCGCAGGTCACCATCGGCAAGCTGGCCGGGTTCGCGCGCGGCGCCGGGAACGAGTTCCTGATGAGTCTCGACCTGCGGTTCGCGGCCATCGGCGCCTCGGGGCAGGCCCATCCCGAGGCGCACCTGGCGATCGTGCCCGGGGGCGGCGGCACGGTGAACCTGACCCGGCTGGTCGGCCGGGCCCGGGCGCTGGAGCTGCTGGTCGGTGGCCAGCTGGTCACGGCCGAGGTGGCCGAGCGCTACGGGCTGGTGAACCGGGCGCTGCCCGCCGACGAGATCGACGCGTTCGTGGACGCTCTCGCCCGGCGGATGGCGAAGGTCAGGCCCGAGGTGGTCGCGGCCCTGAAGCAGGTCGTCGACGCGACCGCCCCGGCCCCGTCCCACGCGGTGTACGCCGTCGAGAACGCCGCGCTGTACTCGTTGTTCACCGAGGACATGGTGGAGATCGCCCGGCGCCAGCTGGCCGCCGGGGTGCAGACCCGCGAGGGCGAGCGGGATCTCGAGGGGCTCGTGGACCGGCTCTGA
- a CDS encoding TetR/AcrR family transcriptional regulator → MKGRQPAGAALPRPDVTHAIRAAVLRELAEGGYARVAMEAVARRAGVGKAAIYRRWPSKLALIGDILGDVLGQPHVPETAETLHEDLRGLMESFAALLGTPDLPAIMADLASEALRNQELSELITASVGNPFSLRTLEVVERAVARGELSADLDREAALDVAVSALYWRVVVRRRTLEAADLDRFATVVAAGLRAL, encoded by the coding sequence GTGAAGGGTCGACAACCAGCAGGCGCAGCGCTCCCCCGTCCCGACGTCACGCACGCCATCCGGGCCGCCGTCCTGCGGGAACTGGCCGAGGGCGGGTACGCGCGCGTCGCGATGGAGGCGGTCGCACGCCGCGCCGGAGTCGGCAAGGCGGCCATCTACCGGCGCTGGCCCTCGAAGCTCGCCCTGATCGGCGACATCCTCGGTGACGTCCTCGGCCAGCCCCACGTTCCCGAGACCGCCGAGACCCTCCACGAAGACCTCCGCGGCCTGATGGAGTCGTTCGCCGCGCTCCTGGGAACACCCGACCTGCCGGCCATCATGGCCGACCTGGCCTCGGAAGCCCTTCGCAACCAGGAACTCTCGGAACTGATCACCGCGTCGGTCGGCAACCCCTTCAGCCTCCGGACGCTCGAGGTCGTGGAACGGGCCGTCGCCCGGGGCGAACTGTCCGCGGACCTGGATCGCGAAGCGGCGCTCGACGTGGCGGTCAGCGCCCTGTACTGGCGCGTGGTCGTGCGCCGCCGCACGCTCGAGGCCGCCGACCTCGACCGTTTCGCCACGGTCGTGGCCGCCGGACTGCGAGCGCTCTGA
- a CDS encoding GMC family oxidoreductase has translation MSTDVSADVVVVGAGSAGCVLAARLSEDPGLRVTLIETGPGDVPEEVRIPAYGGLLMTGERAWASPTVPQTSAGGRVVPLVTGTGLGGGSSINSMGWLQAHPADYDQWAAAGADGWDAKTLVPLFARIEDHELGASGTHGSGGPMTISGPRHLHPLALPFVRAAREQGWPVSADLNGEQRTGVSLAASNVRDGRRHSVVDGYLTPAVLSRANLTVLTGTRVERVLLEGERAVGVAVRHETGSTRDILASAGVVVTAGALRTPQLLMLSGIGPAAHLAEHGIAVIRDLPAVGSYLQDHPAVAVPFVAGASVMTYPDARADYDLARRGPLSTLAQVAALVPSPVSGTGPDVPPELVFGLALLGAHSGLPAFEGPSGAWLVGLVDPDSRGTVRLASPDPGAEVVVDPRYLSEDNDRRRLREGTRAAFRMLTSDALNGLVQPLLPEPADDAALDAFIDATLATYFHPAGTARIGTDTATSVVDPGLRVHGLAGLWVADASVMPRITRTLPQATIVAVAERAAELVAASLGEVNRAD, from the coding sequence ATGAGCACAGATGTGAGCGCCGATGTCGTTGTCGTAGGGGCCGGCAGTGCCGGGTGCGTCCTGGCTGCCCGTCTGTCCGAAGACCCGGGCCTGCGGGTCACTCTCATCGAGACCGGACCGGGTGACGTGCCCGAGGAGGTGCGGATCCCGGCGTACGGCGGGCTGCTGATGACGGGTGAGCGGGCCTGGGCGTCACCGACCGTCCCGCAGACGTCCGCCGGTGGCCGGGTGGTGCCGCTGGTGACCGGCACCGGCCTGGGCGGCGGCAGCAGCATCAACAGTATGGGCTGGCTGCAGGCGCACCCGGCCGACTACGACCAGTGGGCCGCGGCCGGAGCCGACGGCTGGGACGCCAAGACTCTCGTCCCCTTGTTCGCCCGCATCGAGGACCATGAACTGGGGGCCTCGGGCACCCACGGATCCGGCGGCCCGATGACGATCTCGGGTCCCCGGCACCTGCACCCGCTGGCCCTGCCGTTCGTGCGGGCGGCCCGGGAACAGGGCTGGCCGGTGAGCGCCGACCTGAACGGTGAGCAGCGCACCGGGGTCTCATTGGCGGCGAGCAACGTCCGGGACGGGCGTCGGCACAGTGTCGTCGACGGGTACCTCACCCCGGCGGTCCTGAGCCGGGCCAACCTGACCGTGCTCACCGGCACCCGCGTCGAACGCGTGCTGCTGGAGGGCGAGCGGGCCGTGGGCGTCGCGGTCCGTCACGAGACCGGTTCCACGAGAGACATTCTGGCGTCCGCCGGGGTGGTCGTGACCGCCGGGGCGCTGCGCACGCCCCAGTTGCTGATGCTCTCCGGCATCGGCCCGGCCGCCCACCTGGCCGAGCACGGAATCGCGGTGATCCGCGACCTCCCGGCCGTCGGCTCGTACCTGCAGGACCACCCGGCCGTGGCCGTGCCCTTCGTCGCCGGCGCCTCGGTCATGACCTACCCCGACGCCCGGGCGGACTACGACCTGGCCCGGCGGGGCCCGCTCTCGACCCTGGCCCAGGTCGCCGCGCTCGTGCCCTCGCCGGTGAGTGGCACCGGCCCGGACGTCCCGCCGGAGCTGGTCTTCGGGCTGGCGCTGCTGGGGGCGCACTCCGGTCTGCCCGCGTTCGAGGGGCCCAGCGGTGCGTGGCTGGTCGGGCTGGTGGACCCCGACAGCCGGGGCACGGTGCGGCTCGCTTCGCCCGACCCGGGCGCCGAGGTCGTGGTGGACCCGCGCTACCTCAGTGAGGACAACGACCGTCGCCGGCTGCGGGAAGGCACGCGGGCGGCGTTCCGGATGCTCACCAGCGACGCGCTCAACGGGCTCGTCCAGCCCCTGCTGCCCGAGCCGGCCGACGACGCGGCCCTGGACGCCTTCATCGACGCGACGCTCGCCACGTACTTCCACCCGGCCGGGACGGCGCGGATCGGCACCGACACGGCGACGTCCGTCGTCGACCCGGGGCTGCGGGTGCACGGGCTGGCGGGCCTGTGGGTGGCCGACGCGTCCGTCATGCCGCGGATCACCCGCACGCTTCCCCAGGCCACGATCGTGGCCGTCGCCGAGCGGGCGGCCGAGCTCGTCGCCGCGTCCCTGGGGGAGGTGAACAGGGCTGATTGA
- a CDS encoding GGDEF domain-containing protein — MQDIWQLLREPDPELDDVVRRELLIQSALAGRLCSLLSGGLLTTTNIVMLASEGPTPGLLAWSAIALLCLIAYHWLVPALVIRPARALTAGVSRASSMEAITTRFAILQGLLGTMWGSSALLLRPGPDHPGLAALPAVVMVIINSANLLFCAATPSAYRAFHNTIVIAGLAGLASQQQWGLALYILFGAFAAPPLVRYGYQHMAGARLLARQNALLAAELRDEREAVERVNLRLSEANAELKHQATRDPLTGLPNRALFFDHLTSALARSRSAGRTLGVIFFDLDRFKPVNDSLGHGAGDELLRQVGERVSAVLRGSDVLARLGGDEFVVLSADKSDPHGAAGVAERIRRVLDEPFDLNGRPAQVSSSLGVAMDDGVSDGERLVEMADVALYRAKELGRNRVAVYELPGDEDDRLPRSPAGQVPRPPSPRGPTGREASGASARNGDRRT, encoded by the coding sequence GTGCAGGACATCTGGCAGCTGCTGCGGGAACCGGACCCGGAGCTCGACGACGTCGTCCGGCGCGAGCTGCTGATCCAGTCCGCGCTGGCCGGGCGTCTGTGCAGCCTGCTCAGCGGTGGCCTGCTCACCACCACGAACATCGTCATGCTCGCGTCCGAGGGGCCGACGCCCGGGCTGCTGGCCTGGAGCGCGATCGCGCTGCTGTGCCTGATCGCCTACCACTGGCTGGTGCCGGCCCTGGTGATCCGCCCGGCCCGGGCGCTGACCGCCGGGGTCTCCCGTGCGTCCTCCATGGAAGCGATCACCACCCGTTTCGCGATCCTGCAGGGCCTGCTCGGCACCATGTGGGGCAGTTCGGCCCTGCTGCTGCGGCCGGGCCCGGACCACCCGGGTCTGGCCGCGCTGCCGGCCGTGGTCATGGTGATCATCAACTCGGCGAACCTGCTGTTCTGCGCGGCCACCCCCAGCGCCTACCGGGCGTTCCACAACACCATCGTGATCGCGGGCCTGGCCGGTCTGGCCTCACAGCAGCAGTGGGGGCTGGCCCTCTACATCCTGTTCGGCGCCTTCGCGGCCCCGCCGCTGGTGCGGTACGGCTACCAGCACATGGCCGGCGCCCGGCTCCTGGCCCGCCAGAACGCGCTGCTGGCCGCCGAGCTGCGCGACGAACGGGAGGCCGTCGAACGGGTGAACCTGCGCCTGTCCGAGGCGAACGCCGAGCTCAAACACCAGGCCACCCGCGACCCGCTGACCGGCCTGCCGAACCGGGCGCTGTTCTTCGACCACCTGACCAGCGCGCTCGCCCGCAGCCGCAGCGCCGGGCGCACGCTCGGGGTGATCTTCTTCGACCTCGACCGGTTCAAGCCGGTCAACGACAGCCTGGGCCACGGCGCCGGGGACGAGCTGCTGCGGCAGGTCGGCGAGCGGGTGAGCGCGGTGCTGCGTGGCTCGGACGTGCTGGCCCGTCTGGGCGGGGACGAGTTCGTGGTGCTGAGCGCCGACAAGAGCGATCCGCACGGGGCGGCCGGGGTCGCGGAACGGATCCGGCGGGTGCTCGATGAGCCGTTCGACCTGAACGGCCGCCCGGCGCAGGTGTCCAGCAGCCTCGGGGTGGCGATGGACGACGGGGTCAGCGACGGCGAGCGCCTGGTCGAGATGGCCGACGTGGCGCTGTACCGGGCCAAGGAACTCGGGCGGAACCGGGTGGCGGTGTACGAGCTTCCTGGCGACGAGGACGATCGCCTCCCTCGGTCACCGGCCGGGCAGGTGCCGCGTCCGCCTTCGCCGCGCGGGCCGACGGGCCGGGAGGCCAGCGGCGCTTCGGCGAGGAACGGGGATCGGCGCACCTGA
- a CDS encoding NAD(P)H-binding protein, translating into MSIALTGATGALGSLTVKALLQRGTSASDIVAVVRDDGRAQPLKDLGVSVRVAAYGEVPALTEALDGVDRLLLVSGPESGERVALHGSVIAAAGQAGVGFLAYTSAPHADSTQLLVAPDHAATEKLIHASGLAFSILRNNWYHENYLPHLKSAAATGKLPSSAGAGRVASAARADYAEAAAIVLAGGDHDGRTYELSGDVAWTFSELAATMGDVLGRPIEYVPLDRAAHTAALTAAGLDARLIQFVTQLESNIAAGALADATNHLAGLIGRPTTPLAEGLGR; encoded by the coding sequence ATGAGCATCGCCCTGACCGGAGCCACCGGCGCCCTTGGCTCCCTCACTGTCAAAGCCCTTCTCCAACGGGGGACGTCCGCGAGCGACATTGTCGCTGTGGTCCGGGACGACGGCCGGGCCCAGCCACTGAAAGACCTTGGCGTGAGCGTTCGGGTGGCCGCGTACGGCGAAGTCCCCGCGCTCACGGAAGCACTCGACGGCGTCGATCGGCTGCTCCTGGTCTCCGGCCCCGAGTCCGGCGAACGCGTTGCCCTGCACGGCTCGGTCATCGCTGCGGCGGGGCAGGCCGGCGTGGGCTTCCTCGCCTACACCTCCGCGCCGCACGCCGACAGCACACAACTGCTGGTCGCTCCGGACCACGCGGCGACGGAGAAGCTGATTCACGCATCCGGCCTGGCCTTTTCGATTCTGCGCAACAACTGGTACCACGAGAACTACCTGCCCCACCTGAAGAGCGCCGCCGCCACCGGCAAGCTCCCCAGCAGCGCGGGAGCTGGGCGGGTGGCTTCGGCGGCCCGGGCCGACTACGCCGAGGCCGCCGCGATCGTCCTGGCCGGCGGGGATCACGACGGACGCACCTACGAACTCTCCGGCGACGTGGCCTGGACCTTCTCCGAGTTGGCCGCGACCATGGGCGACGTCCTCGGCCGGCCGATCGAGTACGTCCCCCTCGACCGGGCCGCCCACACAGCCGCCCTCACCGCCGCGGGACTCGACGCCCGGCTGATCCAGTTCGTCACCCAGCTCGAAAGCAACATCGCGGCAGGCGCTCTCGCCGACGCCACGAACCATCTCGCCGGTCTCATCGGCCGTCCGACAACGCCGCTCGCGGAAGGTCTGGGGCGCTGA
- a CDS encoding winged helix-turn-helix transcriptional regulator: protein MVFSRWTTPILRALHRDGPLRFNEMREGLSSITPKVLTQRLRQLERDGLISRTQYGEVPPRVEYDITELGVSLGPAFDFLGAWAGQNMEQVAQARGRYDESGRPRPA from the coding sequence ATGGTCTTCAGCCGGTGGACGACCCCGATCCTGCGGGCGCTGCACCGCGACGGCCCACTGCGGTTCAACGAGATGCGCGAGGGCCTGAGCTCGATCACGCCGAAAGTCCTGACCCAGCGGCTGCGGCAGCTCGAACGGGACGGGCTGATCTCCCGCACGCAGTACGGCGAGGTCCCTCCGCGCGTGGAGTACGACATCACCGAACTGGGAGTCTCCCTCGGCCCGGCGTTCGACTTCCTGGGCGCCTGGGCCGGTCAGAACATGGAGCAGGTCGCGCAGGCCCGCGGTCGTTACGACGAATCCGGGCGCCCGCGTCCGGCCTGA